A stretch of DNA from Methanoplanus endosymbiosus:
TGACATTATATACAACACACCTGCCGCAGTGGAAAAGGGACGAAGTTGAGGAAATTAAGAGCCACGCAGAGGAATACAAACTTATAGGTCTTGTAGATCTTCATGGTATCCCTGCAAGCCAGATGCAGCAGATGCGCCGCAACCTTCGTGGAAGTGCAGTGCTTAAGATGACAAGAAATACACTCATCGAGCACGCTTTCACAGAGATGGGCGGTGAAATCGAGGGCATCAACAACCATATCGATGGCCACAGCGCTCTTATTTACACCAACGAAAATCCCTTCAGACTGTACAAAAGGCTTCAGGAAACAATGACAAAGATGGCTGCAAAGCCAGGTGACATTGCTCCTGAGGACATTTCAGTATCAAAAGGCCCAACATCATTTCCTCCCGGACCAATCGTTGGTCAGCTCCAGCAGGCAGGAATTCCTGCCGCGATTACCGCAGGAAAGGTAGTTATTCGTGAAACAAAAACCGTTGTCAAAGAAGGCGAAGTGATCAACGCAAAGATGGCAGACGTACTTTCAAAGCTTGATATCAGGCCAATTGATGTAGGTATGAGCCTTCAGATTGCTTTCTACGAAGGAACTTTCTTCGAGCCAAAGACACTGGCGATTGATGAGACAGAATACTTCAACAATCTCGTACTTGCAGCCCAGCAGGCATTTAACCTTTCAGTTAATGCAGTTATCCCAACCGCTACAACAGCAGGGGCAATTATTGGCAAGG
This window harbors:
- a CDS encoding 50S ribosomal protein L10, which codes for MTLYTTHLPQWKRDEVEEIKSHAEEYKLIGLVDLHGIPASQMQQMRRNLRGSAVLKMTRNTLIEHAFTEMGGEIEGINNHIDGHSALIYTNENPFRLYKRLQETMTKMAAKPGDIAPEDISVSKGPTSFPPGPIVGQLQQAGIPAAITAGKVVIRETKTVVKEGEVINAKMADVLSKLDIRPIDVGMSLQIAFYEGTFFEPKTLAIDETEYFNNLVLAAQQAFNLSVNAVIPTATTAGAIIGKAVREARNLGVDAAIYEKDIVELIIGRTQRESLAVKAIVEEN